The following proteins are co-located in the Rhodococcus opacus B4 genome:
- a CDS encoding NDMA-dependent alcohol dehydrogenase, translating into MKTKAAVLLEAGKPFEIMELELDGPGPGEVLIKYVAAGLCHSDLHLTDGDLPPRYPIVGGHEGSGIIEEVGPGVTKVKPGDHVVCSFIPNCGTCRYCATGRQNLCDMGATILEGSMPDGSFRFHSGKDDFGAMCMLGTFSERATISQHSVVKVDDWLPLETAVLVGCGVPSGWGTAVYAGGVRAGDTVVIYGIGGLGINAVQGAVSAGAKYVVVVDPVAMKREAALKFGATHAFADAAEAAAKVNELTWGQGADQALILVGTVDEEVVQNATAVIGKGGTVVITGLADPAKLTVHVSGTDLTLNQKTIKGTLFGSANPQYDIVRLLRLYDAGQLKLDELITTKYTLEQVNEGYQDLRDGKNLRGVIVHA; encoded by the coding sequence ATGAAGACCAAAGCAGCGGTTCTGCTCGAAGCCGGCAAGCCGTTCGAGATCATGGAACTCGAACTGGACGGTCCGGGACCCGGCGAAGTGCTCATCAAGTACGTCGCGGCAGGCCTGTGCCACTCGGACCTGCACCTCACCGACGGCGATCTGCCGCCGCGTTATCCCATCGTCGGCGGGCACGAGGGGTCGGGCATCATCGAGGAAGTCGGCCCCGGTGTCACCAAGGTGAAGCCCGGCGACCACGTGGTCTGCAGCTTCATCCCGAACTGCGGGACGTGTCGCTACTGCGCCACCGGTCGCCAGAACCTGTGCGACATGGGTGCCACCATTCTCGAGGGTTCGATGCCCGACGGCTCCTTCCGGTTCCACTCGGGCAAGGACGATTTCGGTGCCATGTGCATGCTCGGCACGTTCTCGGAGCGGGCCACTATCTCGCAGCACTCGGTGGTGAAGGTGGATGACTGGCTGCCGCTGGAGACGGCCGTCCTCGTCGGCTGCGGTGTGCCGTCCGGTTGGGGCACCGCGGTGTACGCGGGCGGAGTCCGCGCCGGTGACACCGTCGTCATCTACGGCATCGGCGGACTCGGCATCAACGCCGTGCAGGGCGCCGTCAGCGCCGGCGCCAAGTACGTCGTGGTCGTGGACCCGGTGGCGATGAAGCGGGAGGCCGCTCTGAAGTTCGGTGCCACCCACGCGTTCGCCGATGCCGCCGAGGCTGCCGCGAAGGTCAACGAACTGACCTGGGGACAGGGCGCCGACCAGGCCCTCATCCTGGTCGGGACCGTCGACGAAGAGGTGGTGCAGAACGCGACCGCCGTCATCGGCAAGGGCGGCACCGTCGTCATCACCGGTCTCGCCGACCCCGCCAAGCTGACCGTGCACGTGTCGGGCACCGACCTCACCCTGAACCAGAAGACGATCAAGGGCACGCTGTTCGGTTCGGCCAACCCGCAATACGACATCGTCCGCCTGCTGCGGCTGTACGACGCGGGTCAGCTCAAGCTCGACGAGCTGATCACCACCAAGTACACGCTCGAGCAGGTCAACGAGGGCTACCAGGATCTGCGGGACGGCAAGAACCTGCGCGGTGTGATCGTCCACGCGTAG
- a CDS encoding aldehyde dehydrogenase family protein translates to MTATIEPSQAELLPSVRNFLSGTKRFLVGGQWVESASGETFETIDPANGQVLTTVARGGAEDVDRAVRAARTAFDEGPWSTMKPNERERLIWRVGDILSERAEEFGQLEALDNGKSAGIAAAVDVAWSADIFRYFAGWATKIEGSTVNVSMPFVPGGQFHAYTLREPVGVCGLIVPWNFPLLMAAFKLAPALAAGNTVILKPAEQTPLTALLLGEVFEEAGFPPGVVNIVTGYGDAGAALSAHDDVDKIAFTGSTEVGKKIVDAARGNLKKVSLELGGKSANVVFADADFDAAVTGSLNAWLFNHGQCCVAGTRMFVEDSIFDDFTAAVAEAASQVKIGPGLDPATQLGPLVSQEQFDKVTGYLAAGLADGARALTGGKRWGDTGFYVEPTVFVDVKPEFSIVEEEIFGPVVAALPFNAEEGVAKAANSSIYGLAAGIWTKDLSKAHLTARQLKAGSVWINQYNGFDTAMPFGGYKQSGWGRELGATAIDLYTQTKAVNIAL, encoded by the coding sequence ATGACAGCGACGATCGAACCCAGCCAAGCGGAACTCTTGCCGTCGGTACGGAACTTTCTGTCCGGCACCAAGCGATTCCTCGTCGGCGGGCAGTGGGTGGAATCGGCGAGCGGCGAGACGTTCGAGACCATCGACCCCGCCAACGGGCAGGTGCTGACCACCGTCGCACGCGGTGGCGCCGAGGACGTCGACCGCGCAGTCCGCGCCGCACGCACCGCATTCGACGAGGGCCCGTGGTCCACCATGAAGCCCAACGAGCGTGAACGCCTGATCTGGCGGGTCGGCGACATCCTCTCCGAGCGCGCCGAGGAATTCGGACAGCTCGAGGCGCTGGACAACGGCAAGTCGGCAGGCATCGCTGCCGCCGTCGACGTCGCGTGGTCGGCCGACATCTTCCGCTACTTCGCGGGCTGGGCCACCAAGATCGAGGGCAGCACGGTCAACGTGAGCATGCCGTTCGTTCCCGGCGGCCAGTTCCACGCGTACACGCTGCGTGAACCCGTCGGTGTCTGCGGACTGATCGTTCCCTGGAACTTCCCGCTGCTGATGGCCGCATTCAAGCTGGCCCCCGCGCTCGCGGCGGGCAACACGGTGATCCTCAAGCCCGCGGAGCAGACGCCGCTCACCGCGCTCCTGCTCGGCGAGGTGTTCGAGGAGGCCGGATTCCCGCCCGGCGTCGTCAACATCGTCACCGGCTACGGCGACGCCGGTGCCGCGCTCTCCGCTCACGACGACGTCGACAAGATCGCGTTCACCGGATCCACCGAGGTCGGCAAGAAGATCGTCGACGCCGCCCGCGGCAACCTGAAGAAGGTGTCGCTCGAACTAGGCGGCAAGAGCGCCAACGTCGTGTTCGCGGACGCGGACTTCGACGCCGCCGTCACCGGATCGCTCAACGCCTGGCTGTTCAACCACGGCCAGTGCTGCGTCGCCGGCACCCGGATGTTCGTCGAGGACAGCATCTTCGACGACTTCACCGCCGCGGTCGCCGAGGCCGCGAGCCAGGTGAAGATCGGCCCCGGACTCGACCCTGCCACCCAGCTCGGACCGCTCGTGTCGCAGGAGCAGTTCGACAAGGTCACCGGCTACCTGGCTGCCGGACTCGCCGACGGCGCCCGTGCCCTCACCGGCGGAAAGCGCTGGGGAGACACCGGCTTCTACGTCGAGCCGACGGTGTTCGTGGACGTGAAGCCCGAATTCAGCATCGTCGAGGAAGAGATCTTCGGCCCGGTCGTCGCGGCGCTGCCCTTCAACGCGGAGGAGGGAGTCGCGAAGGCGGCGAACAGCAGTATCTACGGTCTCGCCGCCGGAATCTGGACCAAGGACCTGTCCAAGGCGCACCTCACCGCCCGCCAGCTCAAGGCCGGATCGGTGTGGATCAACCAGTACAACGGGTTCGACACCGCCATGCCGTTCGGTGGATACAAGCAGTCCGGGTGGGGGCGTGAACTCGGGGCCACCGCCATCGACCTCTACACCCAGACCAAAGCCGTCAACATCGCACTCTGA
- a CDS encoding sigma-54-dependent Fis family transcriptional regulator: MRPEIALSWKRSALNGLEPTSTPTGDPCPDLDKSSRLLQAARPVLDEMEQQIQGTGFCVLLADRDCRIVARLFDGRKLERLIDSAGAVLGSRFGEDHVGTTALGTPLEVRRGVVIHGEEHYLERFKDLSCYGHPIVHPVTRRVEGILDMTGVASRANPLFAPFLARAAGDIERRLLEGSRVSQQRLVDAFQRVSPQNQMAVTAIGEDILLSNRVALDLLQVSDHATLRGLAANLRPEQSKTVRIQLSSGEPALVRADHVAGTDGGAVFVVRPDRRTSTPIRRGKSPSSSVVERSRSELSRLRETRDPVVISGEPGTGRTTAVRDLAGDRSLVCMDAAAIALDGVDAWIDRLLALAAGPSAVLAIEEVQLLPESMLPLVVKMLAADAGPRIVMTSSPLADLPPGAAGLVGRCPGQVVLPPLRQRTREFADIAQAVLDSVEPGLRLSASALDALIARDWPGNIAELSVVLQAAARGRTSAHLAVADLPEIYRTPTRVSRLAGRERAERQAIVDALQESGGNKVHAAAALGISRSTLYVRMRALDITV, translated from the coding sequence ATGCGGCCGGAGATCGCATTGTCCTGGAAGCGTTCGGCGCTCAACGGGCTGGAACCGACGTCGACGCCGACCGGTGATCCCTGCCCCGACCTGGACAAGTCCAGCCGGCTGCTGCAGGCGGCCCGGCCCGTCCTCGACGAGATGGAACAGCAGATCCAGGGCACCGGTTTCTGCGTCCTGCTCGCCGACCGCGACTGCCGCATCGTCGCCCGGCTCTTCGACGGCCGCAAACTCGAGCGCCTGATCGACTCCGCCGGGGCGGTGCTGGGGTCGAGATTCGGCGAGGACCACGTCGGGACCACCGCGCTGGGGACGCCGCTGGAGGTCCGGCGCGGTGTCGTGATCCACGGCGAGGAGCACTACCTCGAGCGGTTCAAGGACCTCAGCTGTTACGGACACCCGATCGTGCATCCGGTGACGCGCCGCGTGGAGGGCATCCTCGACATGACGGGCGTCGCGTCGCGGGCCAACCCGCTGTTCGCCCCGTTCCTGGCGCGCGCGGCCGGCGACATCGAACGACGGTTGCTCGAGGGGTCCCGGGTGTCGCAGCAGCGGCTCGTGGACGCGTTCCAGCGGGTGTCGCCGCAGAACCAGATGGCGGTCACCGCGATCGGGGAGGACATCCTCCTCAGCAACCGGGTCGCGCTCGACCTGCTCCAGGTGTCCGATCACGCGACCCTGCGGGGGCTTGCGGCGAACCTGCGTCCGGAGCAGTCGAAGACGGTGCGGATCCAATTGTCCTCGGGCGAACCGGCGTTGGTCCGGGCCGACCACGTGGCGGGCACCGACGGCGGTGCGGTGTTCGTCGTCCGCCCGGACCGCCGGACGAGCACCCCCATCCGTCGCGGCAAGTCGCCGTCGAGTTCCGTCGTCGAACGCAGCAGGTCGGAGTTGTCGCGGCTGCGCGAGACCCGGGATCCCGTGGTGATCAGCGGCGAACCGGGAACCGGCAGGACCACCGCGGTCCGTGATCTGGCGGGGGACCGGTCGCTCGTATGTATGGACGCTGCCGCGATCGCCCTCGACGGCGTCGACGCCTGGATCGACCGGCTGCTCGCCCTGGCGGCCGGACCCTCCGCGGTCCTGGCGATCGAAGAGGTGCAGTTGCTGCCCGAATCGATGCTGCCGCTGGTCGTGAAGATGCTGGCGGCCGACGCGGGGCCCCGGATCGTGATGACCAGTTCGCCCCTCGCGGACCTGCCGCCGGGCGCGGCGGGTCTGGTCGGCCGGTGCCCCGGACAGGTGGTGCTGCCGCCGCTGCGGCAACGGACCCGCGAATTCGCGGACATCGCGCAGGCGGTCCTCGATTCCGTCGAGCCGGGCCTTCGGCTGTCCGCGAGCGCGCTCGACGCTCTGATCGCTCGCGACTGGCCGGGCAACATCGCGGAACTGTCGGTCGTGCTGCAGGCGGCCGCGCGCGGGCGCACCAGTGCGCACCTCGCCGTCGCGGATCTGCCCGAGATCTACCGGACCCCGACGCGGGTGTCGCGGCTCGCGGGCCGTGAGCGCGCCGAACGCCAGGCCATCGTCGACGCATTGCAGGAAAGCGGCGGCAACAAGGTGCACGCCGCGGCCGCACTGGGCATCAGCCGAAGCACGCTGTACGTCCGGATGCGGGCCCTCGACATCACCGTCTAG
- a CDS encoding alpha/beta hydrolase, protein MARAAVTVAIASLTVGGTCLAAPAAFADEPDRAPGSVVEVEPLPADLWIPGTADAQRITYWSIGSDGNAALSSGAVYVPPGEAPDGGWPVVAWAHGTSGLADDCAPSRVGPALPERDYPYLGRWLEQGYAVVSTDYVGLGTPGVMPYLDGKVEAHSVVDSVKAARTVDGSLSNKWVVVGQSQGGGAAITTARYATEFGGETLDYRGAVGTGAPANIELALLPLGPGVPPTAIPAGLTSYLFYILAGLRSAHPEIDLDSYLTPLGAHYVDAAEQLCVNELHDAAEGVVVGDLFSRPLNQIPNFHGLLVDYMGVPTSGYDRPLFIGQGLTDIDVPAPSALSLVAALTANGEPVTFKAYPTDHSGTLVDSQADTIPFVRGLFG, encoded by the coding sequence CTGGCACGGGCCGCGGTTACCGTCGCGATCGCCTCCCTGACGGTCGGCGGCACCTGCCTCGCCGCCCCGGCCGCGTTCGCCGACGAGCCCGACCGGGCGCCGGGTAGCGTCGTCGAGGTCGAACCGCTGCCCGCGGACCTCTGGATTCCCGGCACCGCCGACGCGCAGCGGATCACCTACTGGTCCATCGGGTCCGACGGAAACGCCGCACTCAGCAGCGGCGCGGTGTACGTCCCACCGGGGGAGGCGCCGGACGGGGGCTGGCCGGTGGTCGCGTGGGCGCACGGCACGTCCGGACTCGCGGACGACTGCGCACCCTCGCGCGTCGGCCCCGCCCTTCCCGAGCGGGACTATCCGTACCTCGGACGCTGGCTCGAGCAGGGCTACGCCGTCGTCTCCACCGACTATGTCGGTCTCGGCACCCCCGGTGTGATGCCGTACCTCGACGGAAAGGTCGAGGCGCACAGCGTCGTCGACTCGGTGAAGGCCGCCCGCACCGTCGACGGGTCGCTGTCGAACAAGTGGGTGGTGGTCGGACAGTCACAGGGTGGCGGCGCCGCGATCACCACCGCCCGCTACGCCACCGAGTTCGGCGGGGAGACGCTGGACTACCGCGGGGCCGTGGGAACGGGGGCCCCCGCGAACATCGAACTGGCACTGCTGCCGCTCGGCCCGGGGGTGCCGCCCACCGCGATCCCCGCAGGCCTCACGTCGTACCTGTTCTACATCCTCGCGGGACTGCGGTCGGCGCACCCCGAGATCGACCTCGACTCGTATCTCACCCCGTTGGGCGCGCACTACGTGGACGCCGCGGAACAGCTGTGCGTCAACGAACTTCACGACGCCGCGGAAGGCGTGGTGGTCGGCGACCTGTTCAGCAGGCCGCTGAACCAGATCCCGAACTTCCACGGCCTGCTCGTGGACTACATGGGCGTCCCGACGAGTGGGTACGACCGTCCCCTGTTCATCGGGCAGGGGCTCACCGACATCGACGTGCCCGCCCCGTCCGCGCTCTCGCTGGTCGCCGCGCTCACCGCGAACGGCGAGCCGGTCACGTTCAAGGCCTATCCCACCGACCACAGCGGCACGCTCGTCGATTCGCAGGCCGACACCATCCCGTTCGTGCGAGGCCTGTTCGGCTGA
- a CDS encoding zinc ribbon domain-containing protein, which produces MTGPGSTAPRQFAFTTRAHVAVDDITGEPIGLDDVDTRVGWLLDLIAAAGAELTARLWQPVTFDVLAAGRDHQDRRLPAQGHVAAARLGWNPHYPDGVYVPSRVTRVVTAQVMATLRILAYRDTAITSLSQRFDPATGALAPPTEPGDWVPLGFARGVRRQLIARARREGGALAGRLRITDMQGPPQVAAMARLSAADRQLAHIAVSDAVMTLTVKLPTCPVPAGRAQWRRVRLTAAIPGHLDGRAVSGWHLPTLVLDQRGLLLRCAATELVPAADLMAGTVAVGVDWSPSTLGAAAITTENPDGLSSDFRGWTYDDRGLGTKLARLQSEGQMLHRKAARLTQLATNAEPEVRTRLEAKIAVLNDHRTAVGVKRSKINRELGFHFARQVTDYAASAGARVIAVEDLTTLESRGHGRVNNNRAAQSARRKAVIALAHTAAEVGITVVSVPARGSSAQCPGCDAPLARPGGYHTAWCSHCRVSGNRDHIAGVNLAKRALLGKGKVTRRRGQLPAVRVAEHAPVRKSRDKTSPTPSRPRHRRVRHSLPTVTARAGVTKKQHVPALEASVWDTVQPAPPHGDTGSRDTRPSPTHATQVADSMRST; this is translated from the coding sequence ATGACCGGGCCGGGATCGACTGCGCCGCGGCAGTTCGCGTTCACCACCCGCGCCCACGTGGCGGTCGACGACATCACCGGCGAGCCGATCGGTCTCGACGACGTCGACACCCGGGTGGGGTGGTTGCTCGACCTGATCGCCGCGGCCGGCGCCGAGTTGACGGCACGGCTGTGGCAGCCGGTCACCTTCGACGTCCTCGCGGCCGGACGGGACCACCAGGACCGAAGGCTGCCCGCACAGGGGCACGTCGCCGCGGCCCGCCTCGGCTGGAACCCGCACTACCCGGACGGGGTGTACGTGCCCTCACGCGTGACCCGGGTGGTGACCGCGCAGGTGATGGCCACCCTGCGGATCCTCGCTTACCGGGACACCGCGATCACATCGCTCTCTCAGCGGTTCGACCCGGCCACGGGCGCTCTGGCGCCGCCGACCGAACCGGGCGACTGGGTGCCATTGGGTTTCGCCCGGGGCGTGCGGCGCCAGCTGATTGCCCGCGCCCGCCGCGAGGGCGGGGCACTGGCCGGTCGGTTGCGGATCACCGACATGCAGGGCCCGCCTCAGGTCGCGGCGATGGCCCGGCTGTCGGCCGCGGATCGACAACTCGCACACATCGCCGTCTCAGATGCCGTCATGACGTTGACGGTGAAGCTGCCGACCTGCCCGGTCCCGGCGGGGCGGGCGCAGTGGCGGCGGGTTCGGCTGACCGCCGCCATCCCCGGGCACCTGGACGGCCGGGCGGTCAGCGGCTGGCATCTGCCGACCCTGGTCCTCGACCAAAGGGGTCTGTTGTTGCGGTGCGCGGCGACCGAACTCGTCCCCGCCGCCGATCTGATGGCCGGCACGGTCGCGGTGGGGGTGGATTGGTCCCCGTCTACTCTCGGTGCCGCCGCCATCACCACCGAGAACCCGGACGGGTTGTCCTCGGACTTTCGGGGTTGGACGTACGACGACCGCGGCCTCGGGACCAAACTGGCCCGCCTGCAATCGGAGGGGCAGATGTTGCACCGCAAGGCCGCTCGGCTGACGCAACTGGCCACCAACGCCGAACCCGAGGTCCGCACCAGGCTGGAGGCGAAGATCGCCGTCCTCAACGACCACCGCACCGCGGTGGGCGTCAAACGGAGCAAGATCAACCGGGAATTGGGATTCCACTTCGCCCGCCAGGTCACCGACTACGCCGCCTCGGCGGGGGCGCGGGTGATCGCGGTGGAGGATTTGACCACCCTCGAGTCCCGCGGGCACGGTCGGGTCAACAACAATCGGGCCGCGCAGTCCGCCCGCCGAAAGGCGGTGATCGCCCTCGCGCACACCGCCGCAGAGGTCGGCATCACGGTGGTCTCGGTGCCGGCCCGCGGCTCCTCCGCGCAATGTCCGGGCTGCGACGCACCCCTTGCGCGTCCCGGCGGCTACCACACCGCATGGTGTTCACACTGCCGGGTCAGTGGCAACCGCGACCATATCGCCGGAGTGAACCTGGCCAAACGCGCACTCCTCGGCAAAGGCAAGGTCACCCGGCGGCGGGGGCAGCTGCCCGCGGTCCGGGTCGCCGAGCACGCGCCGGTCCGCAAGTCCCGGGACAAGACCAGTCCGACCCCGAGCAGGCCGCGGCACCGCCGGGTCCGCCACAGCCTGCCCACCGTGACAGCGCGGGCGGGGGTGACTAAGAAGCAGCATGTTCCTGCACTCGAAGCGTCGGTGTGGGACACGGTCCAACCCGCACCACCTCACGGTGACACGGGTAGCCGTGACACACGTCCATCTCCGACACACGCCACGCAAGTGGCAGACAGTATGAGATCTACGTAG
- a CDS encoding MFS transporter yields the protein MTGIATESGSVNAGTPTVRPRSERWEKARAIVGVGTGNGIEYFDWTVYATFAAFFAPQFFHTGSAVSDLLASFGVFAVGFVARPFGGLLFGWLSDRRGRKLSMTLAVGLAAVGSLVIGLTPTHQTIGIAAAVVLVVARLAQGVAHGGELPSAQTYIVEFAPTARRGLWSSLIYISNTTGVVVGTLLGALLTTTLSSEQMADWGWRVPFLLGGVLGLFVLWMRSRMSETEVYEESGDDTAKQSMWQLFVAHRRQVFQILFFTVGGTVVYYVWAVSAPAYAIAVRGIDPSGALWAGVGANLVLIASLPFWGAVSDRIGRKPVLYIGNLGIAALLFPLNAMIGHSAITLFFAMAIALFVMGAILAVMPAMMAELFPTGLRAAGVGVPYSIGVAAFGGTAAYVQTFFADRGTPELFEWYALALIAVSIAALVTIPETRGRDLAAQQ from the coding sequence ATGACCGGGATCGCCACCGAGAGCGGGTCCGTGAACGCAGGCACGCCCACTGTCCGTCCGCGGTCCGAGCGTTGGGAGAAGGCGCGCGCGATCGTCGGCGTCGGCACGGGCAACGGGATCGAGTACTTCGACTGGACCGTCTACGCCACGTTCGCCGCGTTCTTCGCCCCGCAGTTCTTCCACACCGGATCTGCCGTCTCCGACCTGCTCGCGTCGTTCGGCGTCTTCGCCGTCGGATTCGTCGCCCGGCCGTTCGGCGGTCTGCTGTTCGGCTGGCTGTCGGACCGCCGGGGACGCAAGCTGTCCATGACGCTCGCCGTCGGACTGGCGGCCGTCGGCAGCCTCGTCATCGGGCTGACCCCGACCCATCAGACGATCGGCATCGCAGCGGCGGTGGTGCTCGTCGTGGCGCGGCTCGCGCAGGGCGTCGCCCACGGCGGCGAGTTGCCGTCCGCGCAGACGTACATCGTGGAATTCGCGCCGACGGCGCGGCGCGGGCTGTGGTCCAGCCTCATCTACATCTCCAACACCACCGGAGTTGTCGTGGGCACGCTGCTCGGCGCACTGCTCACGACGACGCTGAGTTCGGAGCAGATGGCCGACTGGGGCTGGCGGGTGCCGTTCCTGCTGGGGGGTGTGCTCGGCCTGTTCGTGCTGTGGATGCGGTCCCGGATGAGCGAGACCGAGGTCTACGAGGAGTCGGGTGACGACACCGCGAAGCAGTCGATGTGGCAGCTGTTCGTGGCGCACCGGAGGCAGGTGTTCCAGATCCTGTTCTTCACGGTCGGTGGCACCGTCGTCTACTACGTGTGGGCGGTGTCGGCGCCGGCGTACGCGATCGCGGTCCGGGGCATCGACCCGTCGGGTGCTCTGTGGGCCGGGGTCGGGGCGAACCTCGTTCTGATTGCGTCGCTGCCCTTCTGGGGCGCCGTGTCGGATCGGATCGGGCGCAAACCGGTGCTGTACATCGGCAACCTCGGCATCGCCGCCCTGCTGTTTCCACTCAATGCCATGATCGGCCACAGCGCAATCACCCTGTTCTTCGCGATGGCGATCGCACTGTTCGTGATGGGCGCGATCCTGGCGGTCATGCCGGCAATGATGGCCGAACTGTTCCCCACCGGGTTGCGTGCCGCCGGTGTCGGGGTGCCGTACTCGATCGGGGTCGCGGCGTTCGGTGGGACGGCGGCGTACGTCCAGACGTTCTTCGCCGACCGCGGCACGCCGGAGCTGTTCGAGTGGTACGCACTCGCGCTGATCGCCGTCTCGATCGCCGCGCTGGTCACGATCCCGGAGACCCGGGGACGGGATCTCGCGGCCCAGCAGTAG
- a CDS encoding M20 metallopeptidase family protein, with the protein MDLLDDARALQGDLVQLRRVLHREPEVGLDLPRTQETVLAALDGLPLEISTGTRTTSVTAVLRGGRRSAADAQTVLLRADMDGLPVTEQTGLDYAAQNGAMHGCGHDLHTAALVGAAQLLSRHRDRLAGDVVLMFQPGEEGWDGAKVMVDEGVLDASGRRADTAYGMHVFSCQKPQGRFFSKAGTLLAASYKLTVTVRGAGGHGSSPSTARDPITAMAEMITSLQTMVTRTFDVFDPVVVTVANVQAGSRHNIIPDDARFEATVRCYSPATYEKVPAALRRVLEGVASAQRVDVDVAVDPEFPMTVNDGKEVAFGAEVVSDLMGEDRYETVTHPMSGSEDFSYVLQEVPGAFIGLGACMPGADPEAAPMNHSPRAQFDDAVLADAATIYAGLAVRRLDKARLDTAAAAAGSDAR; encoded by the coding sequence ATGGATCTCTTGGACGACGCCCGCGCTCTACAGGGCGACCTCGTGCAGTTGCGGCGCGTACTGCACCGCGAACCGGAGGTCGGGCTGGACCTGCCGCGCACACAGGAGACGGTCCTGGCGGCGCTGGACGGACTGCCGCTCGAGATCTCGACGGGAACCCGCACGACATCCGTCACCGCGGTGCTCCGGGGCGGCCGACGCTCGGCCGCCGACGCACAGACGGTGCTGCTGCGCGCCGACATGGACGGGCTCCCGGTCACCGAACAGACCGGACTCGACTACGCGGCGCAGAACGGCGCCATGCACGGGTGCGGGCACGACCTGCACACCGCGGCGCTCGTCGGAGCCGCGCAACTGCTCAGCCGTCACCGCGACAGGTTGGCGGGCGACGTCGTCCTGATGTTCCAGCCCGGGGAGGAAGGGTGGGACGGCGCGAAGGTGATGGTCGACGAGGGTGTCCTCGACGCGTCCGGTCGCCGCGCCGACACCGCGTACGGCATGCACGTCTTCTCCTGCCAGAAGCCGCAGGGACGGTTCTTCTCCAAGGCGGGCACCCTGCTCGCGGCGTCGTACAAGCTGACCGTCACGGTGCGCGGGGCGGGCGGACACGGTTCCTCCCCGTCGACCGCGCGCGATCCGATCACCGCGATGGCGGAGATGATCACGTCGCTGCAGACCATGGTGACCCGCACATTCGACGTCTTCGACCCGGTCGTCGTCACGGTCGCGAACGTGCAGGCCGGTTCGCGGCACAACATCATCCCGGACGACGCGCGGTTCGAGGCGACGGTCCGGTGCTATTCGCCCGCCACCTACGAGAAGGTGCCCGCGGCGCTGCGACGGGTGCTCGAAGGGGTGGCGTCCGCGCAACGCGTCGACGTCGACGTCGCCGTGGACCCCGAGTTCCCGATGACCGTCAACGACGGTAAAGAGGTCGCGTTCGGTGCCGAGGTGGTCAGCGACCTCATGGGCGAGGACCGGTACGAGACGGTGACGCACCCGATGTCGGGGTCCGAGGACTTCTCCTACGTGCTGCAGGAAGTGCCCGGCGCCTTCATCGGACTGGGAGCGTGCATGCCGGGCGCCGACCCCGAGGCCGCCCCCATGAACCATTCGCCCCGAGCGCAATTCGACGACGCGGTGCTCGCCGACGCCGCCACCATCTACGCCGGTCTCGCCGTTCGACGGTTGGACAAGGCCCGTCTCGACACAGCCGCAGCAGCGGCGGGAAGCGACGCACGATGA
- a CDS encoding Lrp/AsnC family transcriptional regulator: MTEMLTESELSLIHALQIRPRATWAELAPILRTTPATLTRRWESVTERGLAWITAYPAPMTGAGAFTAMIEVTCDLAGTKALVEALTRDPRVSSIEHAARGRDLILTVQTGSLHELSDLVLEELPRHPSVNSTRTHTCTALHAEGSRWRLDSLDTAQSAAIAALENVPPQSGSSRPESLTDEVARALVRELTRNGRASAREIAAVIDRPASSVRRQLAGLLRSRAVVLRCDVAQDATRWPITVTWWCRLPVRAHRDVVEIVNTRPELRLCMSMTGPANFLVSMWVSSLPDLLRVQEWLETRAPSLEIIDSSVTLRSRKRMGWELDTHGRATGFVTAHGD, translated from the coding sequence ATGACTGAAATGCTGACTGAATCCGAGCTTTCGCTCATTCATGCGCTGCAGATCCGCCCGCGGGCGACGTGGGCCGAGCTGGCCCCGATCCTGCGGACGACGCCCGCGACCCTCACACGGCGGTGGGAGTCGGTCACCGAGCGCGGACTGGCCTGGATCACCGCCTACCCCGCCCCGATGACGGGTGCGGGCGCGTTCACCGCCATGATCGAGGTGACGTGCGACCTCGCCGGCACGAAGGCGCTGGTCGAGGCGCTCACCCGGGACCCGCGGGTGTCGTCGATCGAGCACGCGGCGCGCGGCCGGGACCTCATCCTGACCGTGCAGACGGGGTCGTTGCACGAATTGTCGGACCTGGTGCTCGAGGAGCTGCCCCGTCACCCGAGCGTCAATTCGACCCGGACGCACACGTGCACCGCACTCCACGCCGAGGGCAGCCGGTGGCGCCTCGATTCCCTGGACACCGCGCAGTCCGCCGCGATCGCGGCGCTGGAGAACGTCCCTCCGCAGTCCGGATCGAGCCGGCCGGAGAGCCTGACGGACGAGGTCGCCCGCGCGCTCGTCCGCGAACTCACGCGGAACGGCCGGGCGTCGGCGCGCGAGATCGCCGCGGTGATCGACCGGCCCGCGTCCTCGGTGCGCAGGCAACTCGCGGGACTGCTGCGCTCCCGCGCGGTGGTACTGCGCTGCGACGTCGCCCAGGACGCGACGCGGTGGCCCATCACCGTCACGTGGTGGTGCCGCCTGCCCGTGCGCGCGCACCGCGACGTCGTGGAGATCGTCAACACCCGCCCCGAACTGAGACTGTGCATGTCGATGACCGGACCCGCGAACTTCCTCGTCAGCATGTGGGTGTCCTCGCTTCCCGACCTGCTGCGGGTGCAGGAGTGGCTGGAGACCCGCGCCCCCAGCCTGGAGATCATCGAC